AAGTTTATATGCAGAGAATCTTTTGTTGGTGGAGATTCAACCTTTAACTATCCGCTAAGCTCAAGGTATGAGGAAATGGATACGATAGTAGTATTTGATAACGTAGTAGTCCCATGGGACCGCGTATTTTATTATAACAATATAGTTGTATCTAATAATTTTATGAATGAAAGTTCATTTCAAGCATTTGCCTTGCATCAAGTTGTTTCAAGACAGATTGTAAAAACTGAATTTGTATTGGGAGTTGTCCAATCAATTATAGAGACGATTAATATTGAGGAGTACCAACACGTTCAAGAAAAGGTTTCTGAAATTATCATAGCTTTAGAAACGATGAAGGCATTGGTCATTAAGTCTGAGGTAGAAGCCGAATTAGATAAATGGGGTTTGATGCAACCAGACTGCACAACGCTAAAAGTTGCTATCAATATTTTTCCGCGAGTCTATCCAAGGTTTACCGAAATCATACAGCTTTTAGGTGCAAGTGGATTAATGTCTATCCCAACGGAAGATGCATTCCAATCATCCATTAGAAACGATTTAGATCAATATTTACAGTCTAAAGCCGATAATGCCGAAAATCGCGTTAAACTATTCCGTTTGGCATGGGATTTGACAATGAGTTCTTTCGGCACAAGACAGACTTTATACGAACGCTTTTTCTTCGGGGATCCTATTAGACTTTCTAGCGAACTATACCATTCATACAATAAGGCTTCATATGTACAGCGCGTAAAGAGTATCTTGGAATGAGCATAGATACAAAGAGCCCTTAGGAACTTTAACAACAGTTCCCAAGGGCTCAAAATGTATTATAGGATGAAATATAATGAATTAACCCGTAATAACTCGCTCTTTTGGATATTGATATTTTGTTTTCTTTGTTTGACCACCTATAATAAACAAAAATGAAGTTAAGCCGATTCTTCCCACGAACATCAAAATCATCAGAATACATTTCGAATAAATGCTGAGATCTGGGGTAATCCCCATAGACAAGCCTACAGTACCGAATGCGGAACAAACTTCTAATACAATTTCGATAAGATGGGGCTTCGTGTCAAAAACACTGATGGCTACAACTGATATAAAGCACATGATAGTAGCTAACATTGTGATAGCTAGTGATTTCAATATATCTTCTTGATGAAGCTCGCGATTAAACACTTTAATATTACGATTTCCTTTTGCAAAATGATAAATAAATAATATATTTAAAGCAAATGTCGTCGTCCGTATTCCGCCCCCAACAGAAGTAGGGGAACCACCGATAAACATGAAAATACTCATAACCAACAGTGTTGGCATCGTAAATTCGGTAATATCCATTGTAGTAAGTCCAGCACTTCTCGTTGTTGCTGCTTGGAAAAAAGCATAGAAGAAGCTTTTATGCCAAGACAAACCCTTAAAGTAATGTTGACATTCAAAAAGCAAAATAAGAACCGTTCCAATAACGAGAAGAATTCCATATGTTAATGTCGATAATTTTGTAAATAGGGAAAAACGAAACGGTAAATTATTGTCCGTTTTTCTTCTGAATAAATATTCCTTCACTTCAATTAATACTGGGAACCCAATTGCACCAAGAATGATTAAAATAATCGTTATGATTTGCACAAAATAGTCACCAGCATATGGGGCAAGAGACTCTCCTGTGATATCCATTCCAGCGTTTGTTGTCGCAGTTACGGATGCAAACAAACCATGAAGAAATGCATCTTTCCAAGTTGGATAATAATTTAAAAAATGCAACCCTAGAATAATTCCTCCTAAAATCTCAATAAGGAAAATAATTTTCAAAATTTCTTTAACCATTTGAACGAGTCCAGATAATGCGAACTGGTTATGATCGACCATTATTAGACGGCGTTCGCGCAAACCAACCTTTTTTCCTATAAGTATCCAAAAAAAAGTGTTAATCGCCATAATGCCAAGTCCTGCAAACTGTAAAACAATCATAATGACAAAATAGCCGAATACACTATAAGTTTCCGAAATATTAAATACAGTTAAACCTGTATCGCTTACCACGGTAACAGCAGTAAAGACCGTATCGATAAAAGACACGTGAACCCCAGGTTTAAAAACAGCAGGGAGACTAAATAATAGGATAGATATAGTTACCGCGAGCAAATAATAGCCTGTAATAACCTTGGCAGGTGACAGATTTTCCAGCCAATTTCGTACTTTACCCCACATGATTACAGATCCCTTCGATTTTTTCATATCCCTTATCATAAAGAATATCCGGTGATTTTGGAAGTGATTTTTTGAAAACGATTATATAAGTTACAAACATACGCAATAGGCGGTAATGAACATTAGATTAGACCTCTAAAATAGTAGAACATTCTGGTATAAAAATAGAAAAGATTGGATGCTTTGTGGGTGTAGAGATATAATTAGTATAGATAATAGAGAAGTAGAAAGAATAAGTGAATAATATCGAAAATAGCATGTAGGCCTCTACTTTTAACTGAAATTTTTTGTGCCTACGATTGGAGAAAGTATGAATGTTTAGGGAGCAGACAAGATATTCAAGGCTTGCGAATATAACAAAAATAATAAATACGAAGTTGGAACTACGTGAAGTATTACAACATGTAACAATAGCGATATCGGAAGAAATTGTTCAATGCAATTCTGTCGGTATTTATTTACCTCAAAAAGATGGAACATTCAGAGGTTTTGCAGGAAAACCAGAGAGCATGAATGGCATAACGCTCGATACGCAGGTAATTGATCCTGAATTAGACTTATTGGCCAAAGAAGTGATTGAAACTAAAAAAACTATTTACATCCCAGATACTTCAAAAGATAATAGGCCAGATCCGAGATCGGTCGATGCCTTTCAAATTAAATCTTTATTAGCTCTTCCTATCTCATTTGAACAAGAGTTATTTGGTTTAGTGTTCTTATTTGATTATGGAACTCCTATGAACTTAACAGATTCAGAAATTCAAAGTGTTGAAGCTTATGTGAATATGGCTGCAGTTGCCATTCAAAACGCGAATAATTTAACGCAAAAGGAAAAAATTCTTGCAGAAAAGCAGTTATTACTTAACATCACGCGAGACTTATCGATGTGTTCTTCCATACAAGAATGTCTCGATAAATGTTTTTTCTACTTAGGAAAAATGTTAGATAGCCAACATATTGCTGCCCATCTTCTTGATCCATTTGAAAAAACAACCATTAGATTAACAAGGACTAGTAAGGAATGCGATTGGACAGAATTGGATTGGATGGAAATTCGCCGAAACATAAGAAAGGATAAAAGCTACGAAGCTATGATCCAAGAGGTTATAAAAACAAAAAAAGTAACGCACATTACAAGTGTTGATACAAAGCACTTGCTTATGATTCCATTGGTTTCAATGGGAGAAGTATTAGCGGTAATAGTCGTCGTCTATTTAGAGGGGAAAGCTAACAATTACGATGAGTCTCAAATTCAACTGGCACAATCTATCGTTAATGCTACAGCCCCAACGTTTTCCAACTTGTTATATATGGACCAACTCGAAAGCATGGTAGTAGAGCGGACAAGGGAGCTAGCTACTGCTAATGAAAAAGTGACAAGTGTTATTGAAGGTATAACAGATGGGTTCTTTGCTTTAAATAAAGAATGGGAATTTACTTATATAAATAAACATCAATATTTACCGCTTGGAAAAACGGCAAAAGACGTATTAGGTAAGAATGTATGGGGAATATTCCCGAAAGATGTAGGTAGGGTCATTTATAAAGAGCTCCATCGTGCAATGTCAGAGCGTATTCAAGTACAATTCGAAATGCTTTCACCCTATGACGGTTATTGGCACGAAGTAGTAGCCTACCCTTATGACGACGGTATCTGTTGTCTGCTTAAAAATATAACGGAAAAAAAGAAATATGAAAAGGAATTGAGAAGGTTGTCCAACTTGGATTTAATTGGGCAAATGGCGGCAGGAATCAGCCATGAGATTAGAAATCCAATGACTACGGTACGAGGATTCTTGCAATTACTAAGAAAAGAGGTCAAGTTTGAAAAACATATAGATTATTTCAATCTAATGATTGAAGAACTGGACCGTGCCAATTCGATTATTACGGAATTTCTCTCAGTGGGTAATATAAGGACATCCGAATTACAGATGTTAGATTTAAATTCCATTATCCATGATATTACACCTTTAATAGAGATTGATGCGTTCAATCAAAATAAAAGTGTTCGATTCGATACGCAAGACATTCCAGAATTGCTTTTAAATCGTAATGAGATACGACAATTAATCTTAAACCTATACCGTAATGGCTTAGAAGCGATGATTGCAGGGAAATTACTAACTATTAGCACCTACAAGGAAGGTGGGAATTGTGTCGTTCTTGCAGTGCGGGATCAAGGAGAAGGAATCAATCTCGATATATTAGAGAAACTCGGTACGCCATTCTACACAACTAAAGATAATGGTACAGGCTTGGGGCTAGGTATATGCTATGCCATTGCTGCCCGTCATAATGCGGAAATCGATATTCAAACTGGGATAGAAGGTACCACTTTTTTGGTTAAGTTTAAAATTTAAAAGATTTTATACCCATTTTTTTATAAAGTCAGATGCCTTCTACATTGATGAAAGCTAACGTGTAGGAATTTGACATTGCTACACTAACTCTTGAAGATAATATCGGTGGAGCAGATCTTTAGAAGTTTTAGGATTAAGTTTATAAGAATAGAAAGGATGTACATATGAAAATCAATCAATTAATTGCGAACAATATTAACAAATTAGATGCAGCACTACCAGTAGATAAATCGTTAGGAATTGCTGGTTTATCTGGATCTGGTAAAACAACATTTTGTCAAACTATTGGTGAAGAATCCAAGAAGCGTCTCGTTTCTTTATTGCCAAAAGCCGAATATCAGTATTTATTTCCTAACATTATGGAAACTAATTTTAGTGCTATAAAGATGGAAGAAATGCCTTTAGTACTTTTTCTCGGAAAATCATCCATTTCTTCAAATCCACGCTCAACGATTGGCACCCATACAGGTGTTTTTAAAGAGATTCGCGTACGACTTGCGGAAGAATTTAATCTTTCTCCAGAGGTTTTTTCATTTAATAATGAATTAGGATGGTGTCCTGCATGTAAAGGACGCGGGACTACGAAAAATATCGAATGTAAAAAGTGTGAGGGCAAGCGTTATAATCCAGAAGTGGAGCAACATAAGATAGAAGTATTGAATCAACCACATAGTATTTCCGATATTAACAATTTAAGTATTGAAACGATTCTTTCACTTAGAGAAGAATTACATATTAGTGAAGCCAAACAGCATATTCTTCAAAATATACTCAATATGAATATTGGTTACTTAACATTAAATCGTATTATGGGTACGTTATCAGGTGGAGAAATAACACGACTTTACTTGGCGGAATTTATGGCAACAAGTGAAAATACGGTTATTATAATTGATGAAATTTCAGTAGGTCTAGACCACCAAACACTATTGAAGATTTTAGAAGAGATTAAACAATTGGGCTACAAGAATCAGATTTGGCTCATTGATCATTCTGACACGGTGCTTAACACATCGGAAGAACAATTATTCTTTGGACCTGGAAGTGGAAAATACGGTGGGAAAATTGTAGAAGAATCCCCACGACCACAACCAATCACTTCGGAAAGAAATAAAGAAGTGCCAACAGAATACTATCAATTTCAAGATCTTTACTGCCGTAATATTCAAATGAAAGAAATTCAGATTCCTAAAAATAGAATTGTCACTTTTACGGGGGAATCAGGATGTGGGAAGTCTACACTTGTTAATGAGTGTATTGCCAAAGACTTTCAGAAGCGCTATGCAAAAGATAAACTCGTAATTGTTGGGCAAGATCGAAACCAATCGATTACTAGTAGGTCTACAGTTGCGACGTTTCTTGATATTAAAAGGAAACTTACAAAATATAGTGAAGATATTGAAGATATTTTTCAGCGTTCGATTGAAGATATTATTGAAGAACTACCAAATGAAGATATTGCTCATAAACGCTTGAGCTTATTGATCAAACTTGGACTTGGCTATTTGACGTTGGAAAGAAAAACACAGTCGTTATCAACGGGTGAATTTCAATGTGTTCATTTAGTTTCTGAGCTGTTTGCTAACTCGAGAAACCCACATACGCTCTTTATTTTTGACGAGCCTTCCAAAGGTTTATCACAAAATATTTTAAATCAATTCATTGATAGTGCAAGGGTCATTCTGCAAGATGAATCAGTCTCTATTATGATGATTGAGCATAATGCTTATATGATAGACAACTCTGATTTTATCGTTGATTTTGGTAACAGACAGATTGCACCTGTCCAGCAACTTGATGTTGTCAGTCATGATGAGTATTATAGCAGGCAAAACGGTCCAGGTAAGGTAGCGCCATTGCAAATTTCTTCTACGCTAAATCAACCTAATGGTATTAATTACTTAACAGAAAACCATATTGCCTATTTTAAAAATGCAGAAAACGTCTATAAGGGCGGTATTTTAAAAAGCTTATCCTCCATGGCCCGTTTGATTTACGGTGAATATGAAACGGACATAATTGCACCCGTTATCGCGATAGACTTGGAACGCCATTTGTATAGTCAATATAGTTTTCTTTATGAACTTGGCGGCGTGATCAACCATATTGTAGCTGCTCATCCGACCAATAAAGATACGAGAAGCTTTGATTTCTATCATCAAGACAATCATTGCCCGTGCTGTTCGGGCCGTCGAGTGATTGAAAAATTTGATTTTGAAGTTGTTCTTCAGGATAAAACCGTGCCATTTTGGGATGGTCAATTACATGCAGACGTAATGGAAGTTTTAAAATTTTATCAGTTTTCAAAATTAGAATTCCTCTTTGAAGAAATTAAAAATGAACTCGGTCAGGATATAAGCAAAAGTTTTAATGATATGACAGAAGCTGAAAAGCATACCTTTTTATACGGGTATTGGGAAAATTCATTTTATGATAAAGAAGGCAAGACAAGGAGGATTTGGGAAGGCTTTAATTTAATCATTGGACGCTATATATTTGTATCGAAATCAATTATTAAAGAGCATATAAAAGAATCCAAAACGATGATTACATGTCCAGTCTGCGAAGGAACTGTACTAAACCACCATAAAAAGCTGAAATTTGGCGACACGGATATTCGTGAGGTTATTAACCAGCCACTTGATCAAGTAATAAAAACAGTTGGCAACTTACAGCAACTAGAAAAATTAAAAGACATTGTCGGCGGTGATATGACTTTAAGCGAAGATGTTTCCCTTTTACCGAGAGAAATGCAAGTAGCTCTGAAAATGTTTGAATTGGAGCAGGCTAGCTTTTCCCACTATGAAATGGTTTTACAAAATGTACTGCCATTCTGGAGCAGTGTTAGCAACAATATCGAAACTATCGGTATGAAAAATCGGATTACCATCTGTGATTTTGACAATATCACAGAAACGAGAGAAACGATCATTGATAAGTACTTCACGAATGGAAAATACAAGAAGCTGACGTATGTCTATGAAGCGTTAGGTTACAAAAAGATTGTCACGCTAATAAATAAGGTTAGAAAAAGCAATCCATGTCCATTCTGTAATGGAAAGAAAGCTATTACAGAGGAAAATCTCCATGATGGCGTATTTAAGCTGACGATACCTTGTGTAACGTGTAATGAAACTGGTGTTAATAATGAAGGCCTTAAGGAAATGGTCGAAGGAATAGACGTAGAAACATGGTTAACTGGCACAGTCAGTGACGTTGTTACTGAAAGTTTAAATAGTGAAGCTGTTGCGGATATTCCAATTTTCAATCGTATTCGGGAGTTGAATAAACGAGAAATGATGGCGGTTTACGAATTCCTTGAGCAAAATAATTAGTTTTGTATGATGATTTTGCACGAATTAGCCGCGAATGGTGCGAAATAATTGGAGATAGACGGATAATTAATTTAAGGTGAAATAAATGAAAGACCGAACAAGTAGTTTAATTTGTTCGGTCTTTTTTTATCTCATTATAAAAGTGGTTGATATATCCAAACTAGACGGTGAACAAGGCCATAAATAAAGGAGATTTTTGGAATAGCTGTCTATTAGGTTTTGAGTTTAGGGTTATAAAGTGAATTAGATTAAATTCAGTATAAATGTTAGAGGTATATTATTCTTAATAACTTATCCAAAAGTCTAATCTATTGGAAAATACAAACATATACTATTTTAAAGTTTAACTTTGACAGGTGGTGAATTGATATGCCATTTTATCCGCCAAATCCTAGAAGGAGACCATTCTCGCCAGTCTATAGACAAAGAGGAGGACCTCCAAATCAAATGAGGAGGCCGAATAATTCTTTCCGATACTCTAATCAACAACAATCTCAAGGTTCTAGATTTGAAAGATTACCAGGCCATTTTAAGAACATTATGGGCCATGTGGGCACAGTAAAAACTGGAGTTAACATGATAAG
The nucleotide sequence above comes from Psychrobacillus glaciei. Encoded proteins:
- the hpaB gene encoding 4-hydroxyphenylacetate 3-monooxygenase, oxygenase component, translating into MPAITGKQYIDRIDQMQTNIWIDGSPVTGKISEHPSFKGVMKSQAALYDLQHDVAFKEAVTYPSPSTSEPVGLSFLQPKTKEDLTKKRNMVQQWAKSNNGLMGRSPDYMNTTLMAFASSASFLNEKKNCFPENLLSFYEYAREHDLSMTHTFIDPQVNRSPFYLEYSEEPIAARVIDKNEEGIIVKGARLLATQGGITDEILVISSGGVVEEEKGFSFSIPSNTKGLKFICRESFVGGDSTFNYPLSSRYEEMDTIVVFDNVVVPWDRVFYYNNIVVSNNFMNESSFQAFALHQVVSRQIVKTEFVLGVVQSIIETINIEEYQHVQEKVSEIIIALETMKALVIKSEVEAELDKWGLMQPDCTTLKVAINIFPRVYPRFTEIIQLLGASGLMSIPTEDAFQSSIRNDLDQYLQSKADNAENRVKLFRLAWDLTMSSFGTRQTLYERFFFGDPIRLSSELYHSYNKASYVQRVKSILE
- a CDS encoding TrkH family potassium uptake protein, producing MWGKVRNWLENLSPAKVITGYYLLAVTISILLFSLPAVFKPGVHVSFIDTVFTAVTVVSDTGLTVFNISETYSVFGYFVIMIVLQFAGLGIMAINTFFWILIGKKVGLRERRLIMVDHNQFALSGLVQMVKEILKIIFLIEILGGIILGLHFLNYYPTWKDAFLHGLFASVTATTNAGMDITGESLAPYAGDYFVQIITIILIILGAIGFPVLIEVKEYLFRRKTDNNLPFRFSLFTKLSTLTYGILLVIGTVLILLFECQHYFKGLSWHKSFFYAFFQAATTRSAGLTTMDITEFTMPTLLVMSIFMFIGGSPTSVGGGIRTTTFALNILFIYHFAKGNRNIKVFNRELHQEDILKSLAITMLATIMCFISVVAISVFDTKPHLIEIVLEVCSAFGTVGLSMGITPDLSIYSKCILMILMFVGRIGLTSFLFIIGGQTKKTKYQYPKERVITG
- a CDS encoding GAF domain-containing protein codes for the protein MFREQTRYSRLANITKIINTKLELREVLQHVTIAISEEIVQCNSVGIYLPQKDGTFRGFAGKPESMNGITLDTQVIDPELDLLAKEVIETKKTIYIPDTSKDNRPDPRSVDAFQIKSLLALPISFEQELFGLVFLFDYGTPMNLTDSEIQSVEAYVNMAAVAIQNANNLTQKEKILAEKQLLLNITRDLSMCSSIQECLDKCFFYLGKMLDSQHIAAHLLDPFEKTTIRLTRTSKECDWTELDWMEIRRNIRKDKSYEAMIQEVIKTKKVTHITSVDTKHLLMIPLVSMGEVLAVIVVVYLEGKANNYDESQIQLAQSIVNATAPTFSNLLYMDQLESMVVERTRELATANEKVTSVIEGITDGFFALNKEWEFTYINKHQYLPLGKTAKDVLGKNVWGIFPKDVGRVIYKELHRAMSERIQVQFEMLSPYDGYWHEVVAYPYDDGICCLLKNITEKKKYEKELRRLSNLDLIGQMAAGISHEIRNPMTTVRGFLQLLRKEVKFEKHIDYFNLMIEELDRANSIITEFLSVGNIRTSELQMLDLNSIIHDITPLIEIDAFNQNKSVRFDTQDIPELLLNRNEIRQLILNLYRNGLEAMIAGKLLTISTYKEGGNCVVLAVRDQGEGINLDILEKLGTPFYTTKDNGTGLGLGICYAIAARHNAEIDIQTGIEGTTFLVKFKI
- a CDS encoding ATP-binding cassette domain-containing protein, whose translation is MKINQLIANNINKLDAALPVDKSLGIAGLSGSGKTTFCQTIGEESKKRLVSLLPKAEYQYLFPNIMETNFSAIKMEEMPLVLFLGKSSISSNPRSTIGTHTGVFKEIRVRLAEEFNLSPEVFSFNNELGWCPACKGRGTTKNIECKKCEGKRYNPEVEQHKIEVLNQPHSISDINNLSIETILSLREELHISEAKQHILQNILNMNIGYLTLNRIMGTLSGGEITRLYLAEFMATSENTVIIIDEISVGLDHQTLLKILEEIKQLGYKNQIWLIDHSDTVLNTSEEQLFFGPGSGKYGGKIVEESPRPQPITSERNKEVPTEYYQFQDLYCRNIQMKEIQIPKNRIVTFTGESGCGKSTLVNECIAKDFQKRYAKDKLVIVGQDRNQSITSRSTVATFLDIKRKLTKYSEDIEDIFQRSIEDIIEELPNEDIAHKRLSLLIKLGLGYLTLERKTQSLSTGEFQCVHLVSELFANSRNPHTLFIFDEPSKGLSQNILNQFIDSARVILQDESVSIMMIEHNAYMIDNSDFIVDFGNRQIAPVQQLDVVSHDEYYSRQNGPGKVAPLQISSTLNQPNGINYLTENHIAYFKNAENVYKGGILKSLSSMARLIYGEYETDIIAPVIAIDLERHLYSQYSFLYELGGVINHIVAAHPTNKDTRSFDFYHQDNHCPCCSGRRVIEKFDFEVVLQDKTVPFWDGQLHADVMEVLKFYQFSKLEFLFEEIKNELGQDISKSFNDMTEAEKHTFLYGYWENSFYDKEGKTRRIWEGFNLIIGRYIFVSKSIIKEHIKESKTMITCPVCEGTVLNHHKKLKFGDTDIREVINQPLDQVIKTVGNLQQLEKLKDIVGGDMTLSEDVSLLPREMQVALKMFELEQASFSHYEMVLQNVLPFWSSVSNNIETIGMKNRITICDFDNITETRETIIDKYFTNGKYKKLTYVYEALGYKKIVTLINKVRKSNPCPFCNGKKAITEENLHDGVFKLTIPCVTCNETGVNNEGLKEMVEGIDVETWLTGTVSDVVTESLNSEAVADIPIFNRIRELNKREMMAVYEFLEQNN